Part of the Paludisphaera borealis genome, CGTCAGAACGCGCGCCGGTTTCCACTTCGTCGAACACCCGTCAGGACGGTTCGCCAGGCTGCGCCTGGTCTCCCGATCGCGAGGGGTATCCGCCTTGAGGGACGTCGCCTTTGTGGTTCTGCGATTTCTCTTTATACCGTCGAAGCTGATTCTCGATCTTGTGTAGACACTGGTCCGTCGCCGCCTCGGGCGTGGGCCCCACCTCGCGAGCCACGAAGTCGTGCTTGTGCTCGGCGGAAACCAGGATCTCCACGTCCCAGGCGTTCTTCTCGTGAGCGACGGC contains:
- the hpf gene encoding ribosome hibernation-promoting factor, HPF/YfiA family, with product MQIEISTRHGELSAAQQKYLSDKAEKLTKFGRLMAIEIAVAHEKNAWDVEILVSAEHKHDFVAREVGPTPEAATDQCLHKIENQLRRYKEKSQNHKGDVPQGGYPSRSGDQAQPGEPS